Genomic segment of Clostridiales bacterium:
TCACGTTCCTCATGCCAGTCATTTCAACGCTGATCGGCTGAGGGAAAGACACCGCTCACGGCAAAGCGTGTCTCGCAGGACAGGCCCCTGATCGCAATCGCGCGGTCGGGGCCTGTCCCGTCGCGCGGCCGTTCCTGTCAGCGGTTTCGTTCTGCCTCGTATGTCTGATAATGTATCTTATGTTACGTCACGAACGGTTAGCGCAATTCCCCAATCACCGGAGATACCGCTCCTCAAACGTAGAGCGCGTCATCTCATCGAGGTCCTCCTGCACCCGTTCAAGAGCGGCGAGCGCCTCTTCTCGCGTGGCATAGCGCCCTGCCACGTGCACGACATCCTCATTGTCCATTTCAACAGCTTCCAGCAGCCACTCCTCGTCCGCACCGAGTTCTGGCGGTGGAGGCTTACGGTACAAGATGTCGTCGTGCCACTCGAAATCCAGACCTGTCGGCGCTTCGATGAGGGTAAGACGGAGTCGAAAGAAGTCAGCTGCCTGACCAATGATCCGAGTCAACACGTCCTCCTCTATTTGATCTCGTGAAATCCGCAGGTCACGCGTAGCCAGCCGGTGACTCGCTCAGCGACCTACCGGACCTCGGTGTACTGTTCACTTGCCGAGACGTACCCTTCGACCCCGTTCCGGTCTCGCACGCGATGCCAACCGTCGGCTGTACCGAGGTGCTCCAGCTCCGTCCCGCGGCTTAGCCCCCCAATGAGCTCGCCTTCCCGCGATGGCTGCCGACGGAAGTTGAGCCCCTCTATGAGGACAACCACACTTTTCCCTGACGCATCCGGGGTCGGCGGTGAGGCCTGTGCGCCGTCACCGCCATCTTCGCCGGCCTGTG
This window contains:
- a CDS encoding SH3 domain-containing protein, which encodes MTDVSRPVRTVLGLIGMLIIASLAWNWWGEYREARDAGPEGGETTETAAPAEADGDGAQAGEDGGDGAQASPPTPDASGKSVVVLIEGLNFRRQPSREGELIGGLSRGTELEHLGTADGWHRVRDRNGVEGYVSASEQYTEVR